Proteins encoded together in one Halorubellus sp. JP-L1 window:
- the cbiB gene encoding adenosylcobinamide-phosphate synthase CbiB, with product MSALAAVVVVAAAGLDAAVGEPPDRLHPVAWFGRVVALADREWENPALAGAAVAVALPLAAAALVAGVVLAVGYVHVALSVVAAVFALFTATSRRMLLALARDVVAASETDLAVARDALRGLAGRDASALSPAQVRSAAVESAAENLADGLVAPLLAFALALPFGVAAGAGAAAWVKAVNTLDSMLGYPGKPHGTASARLDDAVMWVPARLSAGLLAFAGGRPGALAAAREWLAGVPSPNSGWPMGALAGTVGVRLEKPGVYVLNPEEPLPSAAVARRALAVVDRAGWLAVASAAALALAVPTPPEVLALP from the coding sequence GTGAGCGCGCTCGCGGCGGTCGTCGTGGTCGCGGCGGCGGGCTTGGACGCGGCGGTCGGCGAACCGCCGGATCGCCTGCATCCGGTGGCGTGGTTCGGGCGCGTCGTCGCGCTCGCGGACCGCGAGTGGGAGAACCCCGCGCTCGCGGGCGCGGCGGTCGCGGTCGCGCTCCCGCTCGCGGCGGCCGCGCTCGTCGCCGGCGTCGTGCTCGCGGTCGGGTACGTGCACGTGGCGCTGTCGGTCGTCGCGGCCGTTTTCGCGCTGTTTACGGCGACGAGCCGCCGGATGCTCCTCGCGCTCGCGCGGGACGTGGTGGCGGCGAGCGAGACCGACCTCGCCGTGGCGCGCGACGCGCTCCGCGGGCTCGCGGGGCGGGACGCGAGCGCGCTCTCGCCGGCGCAGGTGCGGTCGGCGGCCGTCGAGTCCGCGGCGGAGAACCTCGCGGACGGCCTCGTCGCGCCCCTGCTCGCGTTCGCACTCGCGCTCCCGTTCGGGGTCGCGGCCGGGGCGGGCGCGGCGGCGTGGGTGAAGGCCGTGAACACGCTCGACTCGATGCTCGGCTACCCCGGGAAACCCCACGGGACGGCGAGCGCGCGCCTCGACGACGCGGTGATGTGGGTGCCGGCGCGGCTATCCGCCGGCCTGCTCGCGTTCGCTGGCGGGCGACCGGGCGCGCTCGCCGCGGCTCGCGAGTGGCTCGCGGGCGTGCCGTCGCCGAACTCCGGGTGGCCGATGGGGGCGCTCGCCGGGACCGTCGGCGTGCGACTGGAGAAACCCGGCGTCTACGTCCTGAACCCAGAGGAGCCGCTACCGTCGGCGGCGGTCGCCCGGCGCGCGCTCGCGGTCGTCGACCGCGCCGGCTGGCTCGCGGTCGCGTCCGCGGCGGCGCTCGCGCTCGCGGTGCCGACGCCACCGGAGGTGCTCGCGCTCCCGTGA
- a CDS encoding adenosylcobinamide-GDP ribazoletransferase gives MTGVLATGVRAFAGALGTGVRAVAGALGFLTRVPVGRDGDAWAAFAAHPAAAVVPGYVVGALAGAVPALALAFAPGVPAASVALAYVVGVYALVGINNLDGVADCGDAMVVHGDAERRRDVLADTTTGVGALAAVALVVAGLALGALALAGTDPLVAFAVALAAEVGARTGLAALAAVGDAPHDGLGRTITDGVGPGTLVVALALAVPALAAPAVSVPLLTDSSNEAVAVAVAALGAFAGALAGTGAVGAWAQRRLGGPSGDVFGAATEVARVVGLHAGVIAWTLS, from the coding sequence GTGACGGGCGTCCTCGCGACCGGCGTCCGGGCGTTCGCGGGCGCCCTCGGCACGGGAGTGCGAGCGGTCGCGGGCGCGCTCGGGTTCCTGACGCGCGTCCCGGTGGGTCGCGACGGGGACGCGTGGGCGGCGTTCGCGGCGCACCCGGCGGCGGCGGTCGTCCCGGGGTACGTCGTCGGCGCGCTCGCCGGCGCGGTCCCGGCGCTCGCGCTCGCGTTCGCTCCCGGCGTGCCGGCGGCCTCGGTCGCGCTCGCGTACGTCGTCGGCGTTTACGCGCTCGTCGGCATCAACAACCTCGACGGCGTCGCGGACTGCGGGGACGCGATGGTCGTCCACGGCGACGCCGAACGCCGGCGCGACGTGCTCGCGGACACGACGACGGGCGTGGGGGCGCTCGCCGCGGTCGCGCTCGTCGTCGCCGGGCTCGCGCTGGGCGCACTCGCGCTCGCCGGCACCGACCCGCTCGTCGCGTTTGCGGTCGCGCTCGCCGCCGAGGTCGGCGCGCGGACGGGGCTCGCGGCGCTCGCCGCGGTCGGGGATGCACCCCACGACGGCCTCGGGCGCACCATCACGGACGGCGTCGGCCCGGGAACGCTCGTCGTCGCGCTCGCGCTCGCCGTACCAGCGCTCGCCGCACCCGCGGTCTCCGTGCCGCTTCTGACTGACAGTTCGAACGAAGCAGTCGCCGTCGCGGTCGCTGCGCTGGGGGCGTTCGCGGGCGCGCTCGCCGGAACGGGCGCGGTCGGCGCGTGGGCGCAGCGTCGCCTCGGCGGCCCGAGCGGCGACGTCTTCGGTGCGGCGACCGAGGTGGCGCGCGTCGTCGGCCTCCACGCGGGGGTGATCGCGTGGACGCTCTCGTGA
- a CDS encoding NTP transferase domain-containing protein, translating to MCGGAGTRLDVDVEKPLFEVRGRAMVDRVVDALDAADAVGGVYAAVSPRTPATREHLAARDDVAVVDTPGDGYVADLDRALDAVGRPAVTVAADLPLLAPEHVRRALDARDRAGRERADRQHDVAADADAPNASLSVCVPVALKERLGASVDSSVDGLAPTGLNVVDTGGDTMHTTYDARLAVNVNRLADADLAAALAGPDETSSRTEGER from the coding sequence ATGTGCGGCGGCGCGGGCACGCGCCTGGACGTCGACGTCGAGAAGCCGCTGTTCGAGGTCCGGGGGCGGGCGATGGTCGACCGCGTCGTGGACGCGCTCGACGCCGCGGACGCAGTCGGGGGCGTGTACGCGGCGGTGTCGCCGCGGACGCCCGCGACCCGCGAGCACCTCGCCGCGCGCGACGACGTCGCGGTCGTCGACACGCCCGGCGACGGCTACGTCGCGGACCTCGACCGCGCGCTCGACGCCGTCGGACGGCCCGCGGTGACCGTCGCCGCGGACCTCCCGCTGCTCGCGCCCGAGCACGTCCGGCGGGCGCTCGACGCCCGCGACCGGGCTGGACGCGAGCGTGCCGACCGCCAGCACGACGTAGCCGCCGACGCGGACGCACCGAACGCCTCGCTGTCGGTGTGCGTCCCGGTCGCGCTCAAGGAGCGACTCGGGGCGAGCGTCGACTCCTCCGTCGACGGCCTCGCACCGACGGGTTTGAACGTCGTCGACACCGGAGGAGACACAATGCATACGACCTACGACGCTCGACTGGCCGTGAACGTGAACAGGCTCGCAGACGCCGACCTCGCCGCTGCGCTCGCGGGGCCGGACGAGACGTCGTCGCGCACGGAGGGCGAGCGATGA
- a CDS encoding nicotinate-nucleotide--dimethylbenzimidazole phosphoribosyltransferase, translated as MRVVLAAGSTETARIEGLSAAGADAEAMAHTPGADAEILAYGDVVRAPSVPVSPTGTPTPAVVTRAAREVLGFDATVVDAGLVEPTGAPTVTVGARAGGDIREADPVSTAPGAYAASIRLGRSLPDDHLVLAETVPGGTTTALGVLRALGEDVSVSSSLPTNPIERKREVVAEGLAASGLDAGDCEGDPRAAVRRMGDPVLATLAGVATGALDAGKRVTLAGGSQQLAVAALVRHGGATGPLDVATTSYVADDDGVAFRETARHFDCEPTVTDPQFDRAHVGFGGYVGGEAKEGVGMGGALALATETGDLAAVRERSLAVYDRLTEGE; from the coding sequence ATGAGGGTCGTCCTCGCGGCGGGGTCGACGGAGACCGCGCGCATCGAGGGGCTCAGTGCCGCGGGCGCGGACGCGGAGGCGATGGCGCACACGCCGGGTGCGGACGCGGAAATCCTCGCGTACGGGGATGTCGTTCGCGCGCCGTCGGTGCCGGTGTCGCCGACGGGGACGCCGACGCCGGCGGTCGTGACGCGCGCCGCGCGCGAGGTCCTCGGGTTCGACGCGACGGTCGTCGACGCCGGCCTCGTGGAACCGACGGGCGCGCCGACCGTGACCGTCGGTGCGCGCGCCGGTGGAGACATCCGGGAGGCCGACCCGGTGTCGACGGCCCCAGGCGCGTACGCGGCGAGCATCCGACTCGGGCGTTCGCTCCCCGACGACCACCTCGTGCTCGCCGAGACCGTCCCGGGCGGGACGACGACCGCGCTCGGCGTCCTCCGGGCACTCGGTGAGGACGTCTCGGTGTCGTCGTCGCTCCCGACGAACCCCATCGAACGCAAGCGCGAGGTCGTCGCCGAGGGTCTCGCGGCGAGCGGGCTCGACGCCGGGGACTGCGAGGGCGACCCGCGCGCGGCGGTGCGGCGGATGGGCGACCCGGTGCTCGCGACGCTCGCGGGCGTCGCGACTGGCGCGCTCGACGCCGGGAAGCGCGTGACGCTCGCGGGCGGCAGTCAGCAGCTCGCGGTCGCCGCGCTCGTCCGCCACGGCGGCGCGACCGGGCCACTGGACGTGGCGACGACGAGCTACGTCGCGGACGACGACGGCGTCGCGTTCCGCGAGACCGCTCGTCACTTCGACTGCGAGCCGACCGTGACCGACCCGCAGTTCGACCGCGCGCACGTCGGCTTCGGCGGGTACGTCGGCGGCGAGGCGAAGGAGGGCGTCGGCATGGGTGGCGCGCTCGCGCTCGCGACGGAGACCGGCGACCTCGCCGCGGTCCGCGAGCGCTCCCTCGCCGTCTACGACCGCCTGACGGAGGGCGAATGA
- a CDS encoding aminotransferase class I/II-fold pyridoxal phosphate-dependent enzyme — protein sequence MLPEAVDDAERVPHGGTGDRDLLEFSANVNPERPDGVRATYADALDGADRYPDDDYPAFRAAAAAYASRASERDVEPADVVPTPGGLAAIRLAIATTVEPGDRVVVPTPSFGEYVREVDLAGASAEFVPYREVVDLDASALASVALVIACNPNNPTGDAYDADALRALAARCRDADTVLLVDEAFLGFAAEPSLAGEPGVIVARSLTKLFGLPGLRAGFAVATGRERDRLATARRAWNLGAPAAAVGAHCLRDRAFVAATRERVAAERERIVDGLPRGVDAVAAEAGRDGVAPFVLLDVDATGLAADAVVAGCLERGVAVRDATTFRGLDSHVRVAVRTPDENDELLSVLAAVVES from the coding sequence GTGCTCCCTGAGGCGGTCGACGACGCCGAACGCGTCCCCCACGGCGGGACCGGGGACCGCGACCTCCTGGAGTTCTCCGCGAACGTCAACCCCGAGCGGCCCGACGGCGTCCGCGCGACGTACGCGGACGCGCTCGACGGAGCCGACCGGTACCCGGACGACGACTACCCCGCGTTCCGCGCGGCCGCCGCGGCGTACGCGAGTCGCGCGTCCGAGCGCGACGTCGAACCCGCCGATGTCGTGCCGACGCCCGGCGGGCTCGCCGCCATCCGGCTCGCGATCGCGACGACCGTCGAACCCGGCGACCGGGTCGTCGTTCCCACGCCGTCGTTCGGCGAGTACGTTCGCGAGGTCGACCTCGCGGGCGCCAGCGCCGAGTTCGTCCCGTACCGGGAGGTCGTCGACCTGGACGCCTCGGCCCTGGCGTCGGTCGCGCTGGTGATCGCGTGCAACCCGAACAATCCGACGGGGGACGCGTACGACGCGGACGCGCTCCGCGCGCTCGCCGCTCGCTGCCGGGATGCGGACACCGTCTTGCTCGTCGACGAGGCGTTCCTCGGATTCGCCGCGGAGCCGTCGCTCGCGGGCGAACCGGGCGTGATCGTCGCGCGTTCGCTCACGAAGCTGTTCGGGCTCCCGGGCCTGCGCGCGGGGTTCGCGGTCGCGACCGGACGCGAGCGCGACCGGCTGGCGACGGCCCGTCGCGCGTGGAACCTGGGCGCGCCCGCGGCGGCTGTCGGCGCACACTGCCTGCGCGACCGCGCGTTCGTCGCCGCGACCCGCGAGCGCGTCGCCGCCGAGCGCGAGCGCATCGTGGACGGTCTCCCCAGGGGCGTCGACGCGGTCGCCGCGGAAGCTGGTCGCGACGGCGTCGCACCGTTCGTCCTGCTCGACGTCGACGCGACGGGGCTCGCGGCCGACGCGGTCGTCGCCGGCTGCCTCGAGCGCGGCGTCGCGGTCCGGGACGCGACGACGTTCCGTGGCCTGGACTCGCACGTCCGCGTCGCCGTCCGTACCCCCGACGAGAACGACGAACTCCTGTCCGTGCTCGCGGCGGTGGTCGAGTCGTGA
- a CDS encoding adenosylcobinamide amidohydrolase, translating to MTGEEPSAESPLFDAAIRDDDVLELARQDTTWLSTGWRGGRTTADAAYCLTVPEGWACEDLAWFVDDRLRERDVDPERVAAAAGGDAPVLLTGVAMRHARGARLGPVEAYATAGVSNPAALPTEPDALREPAVANGGDGERDDGLPDGEYVPGTVNVVVGTTRDLAPGALANLVAVAAEARATTLLDRVGFPGTTSDAVVAACDPDGDPAAFSGSATRVGAAARACVREAVGAALDARYHEDDPPASVDDARYGVRNDSKAIVFEP from the coding sequence GTGACCGGCGAGGAGCCCTCCGCGGAGTCGCCGCTGTTCGACGCGGCGATCCGCGACGATGACGTCCTCGAACTCGCACGCCAGGATACGACGTGGCTGTCGACGGGCTGGCGCGGCGGGCGGACGACGGCGGACGCGGCGTACTGCCTGACGGTCCCCGAGGGCTGGGCGTGCGAGGACCTCGCGTGGTTCGTCGACGATCGACTCCGCGAGCGCGACGTCGACCCCGAGCGGGTCGCGGCAGCGGCCGGCGGGGACGCGCCCGTGCTCCTCACTGGCGTCGCGATGCGCCACGCACGCGGCGCGCGCCTCGGCCCGGTGGAGGCGTACGCGACCGCGGGCGTCTCGAACCCGGCGGCGCTCCCCACGGAGCCCGACGCGCTCCGGGAACCAGCCGTCGCGAACGGCGGGGACGGCGAGCGAGACGACGGCCTGCCGGACGGCGAGTACGTGCCGGGGACGGTGAACGTCGTCGTCGGCACGACCCGCGACCTGGCGCCGGGGGCGCTCGCGAACCTCGTCGCGGTCGCGGCGGAGGCGCGCGCGACCACGCTCCTCGACCGCGTCGGATTTCCAGGGACGACGAGCGACGCGGTCGTCGCCGCGTGCGACCCCGACGGCGACCCGGCGGCGTTCTCCGGGAGCGCGACCCGCGTCGGCGCCGCGGCACGCGCCTGCGTCCGGGAGGCCGTCGGCGCCGCGCTCGACGCGCGCTACCACGAGGACGACCCGCCGGCGTCGGTCGACGACGCCCGGTACGGGGTCCGAAACGACTCCAAAGCAATCGTCTTCGAGCCCTGA
- a CDS encoding P-loop NTPase produces MVEAIAVASGKGGTGKTTATLALGMALADDGHDVTVVDADTGLANLLFHAGLDDAPTTLHDLLVGDDDVAVADATYDRFGMAVVPCGTDLAAFEAADPDRLADVVEELAGDTDVLLLDSPAALGSKSAVLPVVLADRIVVVLQPTIPALSDGLKVHEYAQAYGTDTAGVLYNRVHDPGDVDGVREQTERYFDAPVLGSVPAADAVREARAAGEPLLAHAPSSPAAAAFRDAAAAIDLADGDEDAVADRFASAVVPDRP; encoded by the coding sequence ATGGTCGAAGCCATCGCCGTCGCGAGCGGGAAGGGCGGCACCGGGAAGACGACCGCCACGCTCGCGCTCGGGATGGCGCTCGCCGACGACGGGCACGACGTCACGGTCGTCGACGCCGACACCGGCCTCGCGAACCTCCTCTTCCACGCCGGCCTCGACGACGCGCCGACGACGCTCCACGACCTCCTCGTCGGTGACGACGACGTCGCCGTCGCCGACGCCACCTACGACCGCTTCGGGATGGCCGTCGTCCCCTGCGGCACCGACCTCGCGGCGTTCGAGGCCGCCGATCCCGACCGGCTCGCCGACGTCGTCGAGGAACTCGCCGGCGACACCGACGTCCTCCTCCTGGACTCGCCCGCGGCACTCGGCTCGAAGTCCGCCGTCCTCCCCGTCGTGCTCGCCGACCGCATCGTGGTCGTCCTCCAGCCGACGATCCCCGCGCTCAGCGACGGCCTGAAGGTCCACGAGTACGCGCAAGCGTACGGTACCGACACCGCGGGCGTCCTCTACAATCGCGTGCACGACCCCGGGGACGTCGACGGCGTCCGCGAGCAGACCGAGCGGTACTTCGACGCGCCCGTGCTCGGGAGCGTCCCCGCCGCCGACGCCGTCCGCGAAGCGAGGGCGGCGGGCGAACCGCTGCTCGCGCACGCGCCGTCGTCGCCGGCCGCGGCCGCGTTCCGCGACGCCGCCGCCGCGATCGACCTCGCGGACGGCGACGAGGACGCGGTCGCCGACCGGTTCGCGAGCGCGGTCGTCCCCGACCGGCCATGA
- a CDS encoding histidine kinase — MHLAAFVDDLEAPEVSLTVVNVDGVGSEHVAGMFEDLFERQSVAVETVVDAARDENLVLLERDGERVAESALADVGNAVLFVNSDVYISGSRELAEVETPAVLAALTDVPFRATGYPSTRKEKFLLVEISRFIEARAYREGAGRLHSGFQRLSRIDDEKGTQTVYETLAATDVDTHVYGAGDWTPSGSLSAHSGHPDLNEVWFVVYVPPEGAETDHAALVCVETDAGHWRGFWTFDAERVRPIESFVVDEYQS; from the coding sequence ATGCACCTGGCGGCGTTCGTGGACGACCTCGAGGCGCCCGAAGTATCGCTGACGGTCGTGAACGTCGACGGCGTCGGGAGCGAGCACGTCGCCGGGATGTTCGAGGACCTCTTCGAACGCCAGTCCGTCGCCGTCGAGACAGTCGTCGATGCGGCGCGAGACGAGAACCTCGTGCTCCTGGAGCGAGACGGCGAGCGCGTCGCCGAGTCCGCGCTCGCCGACGTCGGGAACGCCGTCCTGTTCGTGAACTCGGACGTCTACATCTCGGGGTCGCGCGAACTCGCCGAGGTGGAGACGCCCGCGGTCCTCGCGGCCCTGACGGACGTCCCGTTCCGGGCGACGGGGTATCCGTCGACGCGCAAAGAGAAGTTCCTCCTCGTCGAGATCTCGCGGTTCATCGAGGCGCGCGCGTACCGCGAGGGCGCCGGTCGCCTGCACTCGGGGTTCCAGCGACTCTCTCGCATCGACGACGAGAAGGGCACGCAGACGGTGTACGAGACGCTCGCGGCGACGGACGTCGACACGCACGTGTACGGGGCCGGGGACTGGACGCCATCGGGGTCGCTGTCGGCGCACTCCGGCCACCCGGACCTGAACGAGGTGTGGTTCGTCGTGTACGTCCCGCCCGAGGGCGCCGAGACCGATCACGCGGCGCTCGTCTGCGTCGAGACCGACGCGGGTCACTGGCGGGGATTCTGGACGTTCGACGCCGAGCGCGTGCGGCCGATCGAGTCGTTCGTCGTCGACGAGTACCAGTCCTGA
- a CDS encoding PAS domain-containing protein — MTVEHAVAAGQPAVVLASDALADALEDAAVPEAERTLETRLVGADRLSDGVDAGGVDCVVLTPEDPLDPIATAAAIPVVYYAPRDGLDAERVRELAAADRVDYVPANDDAGDHALLRSRVAERVATERVRQDRDVRAAAMDQAGVGMTVATAADPDLPIVYANAVFETITGYAADEALGRNCRFLQGEDTDREQVTALREAIDDEVSRTVDLRNYRADGTPFWNRVTVAPVYDDGDVSHYVGIQSDVTEEVDAQRARQRLVEVTADPELDFESKVDALLELGCERFDVDVGFLSAIDDEFEVVAADSAHPGLQPGETEPMSTTYCRRTIAADEPLAVEDAADEWSDDPAYERWNLACYVGAKVEVRGELYGTLCFADTTHSRPFTDAEKTFVELLATWVSYELERREREARLERENERLSEFASVVSHDLRNPLTIAKGHLEVLAAGNADDATVDEIAGSLDRMEQLIEDVLTLARDGEVVDDPEVVSPSTAATEAWRVIDADATLDVDPDLPHVSADPERLRTVFENLFRNSVEHGSTGSRTQSGDAVEHGDATRIAVGVDGATLYVEDDGSGIPESERDDVFEHGFTTNEDGTGFGLAIVAEIADAHGWTVSLAESDDGGARFEFEGVEFVDD; from the coding sequence GTGACGGTCGAGCACGCCGTCGCCGCCGGCCAGCCGGCAGTCGTCCTTGCCTCGGACGCGCTCGCCGATGCGCTCGAGGACGCCGCCGTACCCGAGGCCGAACGGACGCTCGAGACGAGACTCGTCGGCGCGGACCGCCTCTCGGACGGCGTCGACGCCGGTGGCGTGGACTGCGTCGTCCTCACGCCCGAGGACCCCCTCGACCCGATCGCGACCGCCGCCGCCATCCCCGTCGTCTACTACGCACCGCGAGACGGGCTGGACGCCGAGCGCGTCCGCGAACTCGCGGCCGCCGACCGCGTCGACTACGTCCCGGCGAACGACGACGCCGGCGACCACGCGCTCCTCCGCAGTCGCGTCGCCGAACGCGTCGCCACCGAACGCGTCCGCCAGGACCGGGACGTCCGTGCCGCCGCGATGGACCAGGCCGGCGTCGGCATGACCGTCGCGACCGCCGCCGACCCCGACCTTCCGATCGTCTACGCCAACGCCGTCTTCGAGACCATCACGGGCTACGCTGCCGACGAGGCGCTCGGGCGGAACTGTCGGTTCCTCCAGGGCGAGGACACCGACCGCGAGCAGGTCACGGCGCTCCGCGAAGCAATCGACGACGAGGTGTCCCGGACCGTCGACCTCCGGAACTATCGCGCGGACGGCACGCCGTTCTGGAATCGCGTCACCGTCGCACCCGTCTACGACGACGGCGACGTCAGTCACTACGTCGGCATCCAGAGCGACGTCACCGAGGAGGTCGACGCGCAGCGCGCACGCCAGCGACTGGTCGAAGTCACCGCCGACCCCGAACTCGACTTCGAGTCGAAGGTCGACGCCCTCCTGGAACTGGGCTGCGAGCGTTTCGACGTCGACGTCGGATTCCTGTCCGCGATCGACGACGAGTTCGAGGTCGTCGCCGCGGACAGCGCACACCCCGGTCTCCAGCCGGGCGAGACCGAACCGATGTCGACGACGTACTGTCGGCGCACCATCGCCGCCGACGAACCGCTCGCGGTCGAGGACGCCGCCGACGAGTGGAGCGACGACCCCGCGTACGAGCGCTGGAACCTCGCGTGCTACGTCGGCGCGAAGGTCGAGGTCCGCGGCGAGCTGTACGGGACGCTGTGCTTCGCGGATACCACGCACTCGCGGCCGTTCACGGACGCGGAGAAGACGTTCGTCGAACTGCTCGCGACGTGGGTGAGTTACGAGCTCGAACGGCGCGAGCGCGAGGCGCGACTGGAGCGCGAGAACGAGCGGCTCTCGGAGTTCGCGAGCGTCGTCAGTCACGACCTCCGGAACCCACTTACGATCGCGAAAGGCCACCTGGAGGTGCTCGCCGCAGGCAATGCGGACGACGCGACCGTCGACGAGATCGCGGGCTCGCTCGACCGCATGGAGCAACTCATCGAGGACGTCCTGACGCTCGCGCGCGACGGCGAGGTCGTCGACGACCCCGAAGTGGTGAGTCCGTCGACCGCCGCGACGGAGGCGTGGCGAGTGATCGACGCGGACGCGACGCTCGACGTCGACCCCGACCTCCCACACGTTTCGGCCGACCCGGAGCGCCTCCGGACGGTGTTCGAGAACCTGTTCCGGAACAGCGTCGAGCACGGCTCGACAGGCAGTCGGACGCAGTCCGGTGACGCGGTCGAGCACGGCGACGCCACCCGGATCGCGGTCGGTGTCGACGGAGCGACGCTCTACGTCGAGGACGACGGCTCGGGGATCCCCGAGAGCGAACGCGACGACGTCTTCGAGCACGGGTTCACGACGAACGAGGACGGCACCGGCTTCGGGCTCGCCATCGTCGCGGAGATCGCTGACGCCCACGGCTGGACCGTCTCGCTCGCCGAGAGCGACGACGGTGGGGCGCGCTTCGAGTTCGAGGGCGTCGAGTTCGTCGACGACTGA
- a CDS encoding cold-shock protein, whose amino-acid sequence MANGKVDFFNDTGGYGFISTDDGDLDDDEDVFFHMEDVGGEDLTEGTEVEFDIESSPKGPRAANVVRQ is encoded by the coding sequence ATGGCAAACGGTAAGGTTGACTTCTTCAACGACACGGGCGGCTACGGTTTCATTTCGACTGACGACGGCGACCTCGACGACGACGAGGACGTGTTCTTCCACATGGAGGACGTCGGCGGCGAAGATCTCACTGAAGGTACCGAGGTAGAGTTCGACATCGAGTCCTCGCCCAAGGGACCGCGCGCGGCGAACGTCGTCCGCCAGTAG
- a CDS encoding type IV pilin: MTREDAPGVPVRDSAQSHVVGVALLLGVTVVAMAAVTAGVGSTVDSGVARADADRAADAFADVDAVSRTGPGTERVAFADGHLSTVERDVRVLDGDGDVVRRVRSDALVFEAGDRRVAYLAGAVVRGNAGNAWLVEDPPIAVGEDDLLVGAPALGPDASSGARGEYAVGGRGRASLAVDVEHDRETLPADAYRLAVETTTPGPWRRYFESLGATVDTRDVDGDGVESVVASFPGSRRLHLVVHALDLEVAP, encoded by the coding sequence ATGACTCGCGAGGACGCACCCGGTGTGCCCGTCCGGGACAGCGCGCAGTCCCACGTCGTCGGCGTCGCGCTCTTGCTCGGCGTGACCGTCGTCGCGATGGCGGCGGTGACCGCTGGCGTCGGCTCCACGGTCGACTCGGGGGTCGCTCGCGCGGACGCCGACCGGGCCGCGGACGCGTTCGCGGACGTCGACGCCGTCTCGCGGACCGGGCCCGGGACCGAACGGGTCGCGTTCGCCGACGGCCACCTGTCGACGGTCGAGCGCGACGTCCGCGTCCTCGACGGCGACGGCGACGTGGTCCGTCGGGTTCGCTCGGACGCACTCGTCTTCGAGGCCGGCGACCGCCGCGTCGCGTACCTCGCCGGCGCCGTCGTCCGCGGTAACGCCGGGAACGCGTGGCTCGTCGAGGACCCGCCGATCGCGGTCGGCGAGGACGACCTGCTCGTCGGCGCGCCCGCGCTCGGTCCCGACGCCTCCAGCGGCGCACGCGGCGAGTACGCCGTCGGCGGCCGCGGTCGGGCGTCGCTCGCCGTCGACGTCGAGCACGACCGGGAGACGCTCCCCGCGGACGCGTACCGCCTCGCCGTGGAGACGACGACGCCCGGCCCCTGGCGGCGCTACTTCGAGTCCCTCGGCGCGACCGTCGACACCCGCGACGTCGACGGCGACGGCGTCGAGAGCGTCGTCGCGTCGTTCCCGGGGTCGCGTCGCCTCCATCTCGTCGTGCACGCGCTCGACCTGGAGGTGGCGCCGTGA